The following are encoded together in the Actinoplanes sp. N902-109 genome:
- a CDS encoding ScpA family protein, producing the protein MSLEQLVEAVDYGQQVPEESADLAATSPGLAATAPDDAVGATPDDLAAAEQDGRFTVRLDNFTGPFDLLLQLIGKHKLDVTEVALHQVTDDFIAYIRAMGDDWDLGEASEFLLVAATLLDLKAARLLPAAEVEDEEDLALLEARDLLFARLLQYKAYKEAAAHLADLEGLGARRWPRVVTLEQRYAEALPELVLGIGPERLLKLAIRQFVPKPGPPQVSIAHIHQVRVSVREHATVLRDRLRRAGVATFSLLVADCDNTLEVVARFLALLELYREGLVDFDQPVSLDELTVRWIGGDNVAGDLDIDDYEGTPAEPDTAATDPDSAADLESAADLESAADLESADLASVGDPDSAAGSDAGPDAAEDDDDPSAEVGSTEEASNAVTHRHDEQETR; encoded by the coding sequence ATGAGCCTGGAGCAGCTTGTCGAAGCCGTGGACTACGGTCAGCAGGTGCCCGAAGAATCCGCCGACCTCGCGGCCACCTCGCCTGGCCTGGCTGCCACCGCGCCGGACGACGCCGTGGGCGCGACACCCGACGACCTCGCCGCCGCGGAGCAGGACGGCAGGTTCACCGTGCGGCTGGACAACTTCACCGGCCCGTTCGACCTGCTCCTGCAGCTGATCGGCAAGCACAAACTCGACGTCACCGAGGTCGCTCTGCACCAGGTGACCGACGACTTCATCGCCTACATCCGGGCCATGGGCGACGACTGGGACCTCGGCGAAGCCAGCGAGTTCCTGCTGGTGGCGGCGACCCTGCTGGACCTCAAGGCGGCCCGCCTGCTGCCCGCCGCCGAGGTCGAGGACGAGGAGGACCTCGCCCTGCTGGAAGCCCGCGACCTGCTCTTCGCCCGGCTGCTGCAGTACAAGGCCTACAAGGAAGCCGCCGCCCACCTGGCCGACCTCGAAGGCCTCGGCGCGCGCCGCTGGCCCCGGGTGGTCACCCTCGAGCAGCGGTACGCCGAGGCGCTCCCCGAACTCGTCCTCGGCATCGGCCCCGAGCGCCTGCTCAAGCTGGCGATCAGACAATTCGTCCCCAAACCGGGGCCGCCGCAGGTCTCGATCGCCCACATCCATCAGGTCCGCGTCAGCGTCCGCGAACACGCCACCGTGCTCCGCGACCGCCTCCGCCGCGCCGGCGTAGCGACGTTCAGCCTCCTGGTCGCCGACTGCGACAACACGCTCGAGGTGGTGGCCCGCTTCCTGGCGCTGCTGGAGCTCTACCGCGAAGGCCTCGTGGACTTCGACCAGCCGGTGTCCCTGGACGAACTGACCGTCCGCTGGATCGGCGGCGACAACGTAGCCGGCGACCTGGACATCGACGACTACGAAGGCACCCCCGCCGAACCCGACACCGCCGCCACCGACCCGGACTCGGCCGCCGATCTGGAGTCGGCCGCTGATCTGGAGTCGGCCGCCGATCTGGAGTCGGCCGACCTCGCTTCCGTGGGCGACCCGGACTCTGCCGCCGGCTCGGACGCCGGGCCTGATGCCGCGGAAGACGACGACGATCCCTCCGCTGAAGTGGGTAGTACCGAAGAGGCGAGCAACGCCGTGACCCACCGGCACGACGAACAGGAAACGCGATGA
- a CDS encoding pseudouridine synthase, with amino-acid sequence MPQADPDNTVRLQKVLATAGVGSRRACEDLIFRRRVTVNGRVAKLGDKVDPQTAEILVDGQRVVTNTKMVYLAMNKPRGVVSSMDDEKGRNELADFLGTFEQRIFHVGRLDADSEGLLLLTNDGALAHKLMHPSYGISKTYLAEVAGPLPRNVGRRLLAGVDLEDGPAKVDAFKLIDALGKTAQVELTLHEGRKHIVRRMMDEVGHPVSRLIRTAVGPIRLGDMRPGGFRHLSNAEIAALFKAVGGDQPTDDEYVDEED; translated from the coding sequence ATGCCTCAGGCTGATCCGGACAACACCGTGCGGTTGCAGAAGGTCCTCGCGACCGCCGGGGTCGGATCCCGGCGCGCCTGCGAAGACCTCATTTTTCGCCGGCGTGTGACTGTCAACGGCCGCGTGGCCAAACTCGGCGACAAGGTCGACCCGCAGACCGCGGAGATCCTGGTCGACGGCCAGCGGGTGGTCACGAACACCAAAATGGTGTACCTGGCCATGAACAAACCGCGTGGTGTGGTCTCCAGCATGGACGACGAGAAAGGCCGCAACGAGCTCGCGGATTTCCTGGGTACGTTCGAGCAGCGCATTTTCCACGTCGGCCGGCTGGACGCCGACAGTGAGGGTTTGCTGCTGCTGACCAACGACGGTGCGCTGGCGCACAAGCTGATGCACCCGTCGTACGGAATCTCGAAGACCTATCTCGCCGAGGTTGCCGGGCCGCTGCCGCGCAACGTCGGCCGGCGGTTGCTCGCGGGTGTCGATCTGGAGGACGGCCCGGCAAAGGTCGACGCTTTCAAGCTGATCGATGCGCTGGGCAAGACCGCGCAGGTTGAGCTGACGTTGCACGAGGGGCGCAAGCACATCGTGCGGCGGATGATGGACGAGGTCGGGCATCCGGTGTCGCGGCTGATCCGCACCGCGGTCGGCCCGATCCGGCTCGGTGACATGCGCCCCGGCGGTTTCCGGCACCTGTCGAACGCCGAGATCGCGGCGCTGTTCAAGGCCGTCGGCGGCGATCAGCCGACGGATGACGAATACGTCGACGAAGAGGACTGA
- the scpB gene encoding SMC-Scp complex subunit ScpB has protein sequence MTDERPDSLAAQAASWVPPWERAQRPPDPAYAAAQAGEADDLDDPADDLDAAAPVDRDDESGLAEDDDDFDPAFEGPDLAAGGTAEGDSATGGTAGGGSAAGGSGESGTEVPPELPPFPGEAGGPATVDAPQELPGEEELDPTDVGVGPELPLPGAIEEAADNETGQSPLVDAPLPPDGDDAGDVFDQAADDDVSDDAEVDLPVTEEVPLTDDEPDEPAAESVDSEGAATDSAAGAAEAGSDQPADGPSGANNGVPTQKRRKKVVVEAPPEEDVELKPLDEQELRAALESILLVVDEPVAEMQLAQIMEQPTERIAIALEDLSARYTAAGSGIDLRRAAGGWRFYTRPEFAPYVERFVLDGQSVRLTQAALETLAVVAYKQPVTRSRISAIRGVNCDGVMRTLVTRGLIEECGTEGETGAFLYRTTALFLEKLGLNSVDQLPPLAPFLPDDVEEVLDASG, from the coding sequence ATGACCGACGAGCGCCCCGATTCCCTAGCCGCGCAGGCAGCCTCGTGGGTCCCGCCGTGGGAACGCGCCCAGCGCCCGCCCGACCCGGCCTACGCCGCGGCCCAGGCCGGCGAGGCCGACGACCTGGACGACCCGGCCGACGACCTCGACGCCGCCGCCCCGGTGGACCGCGACGACGAGTCGGGGCTTGCCGAGGACGACGACGACTTCGATCCCGCCTTCGAGGGGCCCGATCTCGCCGCCGGTGGCACCGCTGAGGGCGACTCCGCCACGGGTGGCACTGCCGGGGGCGGCTCCGCCGCGGGCGGTAGCGGCGAGAGCGGCACCGAGGTACCGCCGGAGTTGCCGCCGTTCCCGGGTGAGGCCGGCGGCCCGGCCACCGTCGACGCCCCGCAGGAACTGCCCGGCGAGGAGGAACTCGACCCCACCGACGTCGGCGTCGGACCCGAACTCCCGTTGCCCGGGGCGATCGAGGAGGCGGCCGACAACGAGACCGGCCAGTCCCCGCTGGTCGACGCCCCGCTGCCGCCGGACGGCGACGACGCCGGCGACGTCTTCGACCAGGCCGCCGACGATGACGTGTCCGACGACGCCGAGGTGGACCTCCCGGTCACCGAGGAAGTGCCCCTGACCGACGACGAACCCGACGAACCCGCCGCGGAAAGCGTCGATTCCGAGGGCGCTGCCACGGACAGCGCCGCCGGCGCAGCAGAGGCCGGCTCCGATCAGCCCGCCGACGGCCCCTCCGGCGCGAACAACGGCGTACCGACCCAGAAACGGCGCAAGAAGGTGGTCGTCGAAGCACCGCCGGAGGAGGACGTCGAGCTCAAGCCGCTCGACGAGCAGGAATTGCGCGCGGCGCTCGAGTCGATCCTGCTCGTGGTGGACGAGCCGGTGGCCGAGATGCAGCTGGCGCAGATCATGGAGCAGCCCACCGAACGGATCGCGATCGCGCTGGAGGATCTGTCCGCGCGTTACACCGCGGCCGGCAGTGGGATCGACTTGCGGCGGGCGGCCGGGGGATGGCGCTTCTACACGCGGCCGGAGTTCGCGCCGTACGTGGAACGGTTCGTGCTCGACGGGCAGTCGGTACGGCTGACGCAGGCCGCTCTGGAGACGCTGGCCGTCGTCGCGTACAAGCAACCAGTGACCCGCTCGCGCATCTCGGCCATCCGCGGTGTGAACTGTGACGGCGTGATGCGTACCCTGGTGACGCGCGGCCTCATCGAGGAATGCGGCACCGAGGGCGAGACCGGGGCATTCCTGTATCGGACCACGGCGCTGTTCCTCGAGAAGCTCGGCCTCAACTCGGTTGACCAGTTGCCGCCGCTGGCGCCGTTCCTGCCCGACGACGTGGAAGAAGTGCTCGATGCCTCAGGCTGA